A window of the Pseudomonas fluorescens genome harbors these coding sequences:
- the metW gene encoding methionine biosynthesis protein MetW, with translation MRADLEIIQEWIPAGSRVLDLGCGDGELLTWLRDHKQVTGYGLENDPDNIAECVAKGINVIEQDLDKGLGNFASNSFDVVVMTQALQAVHYPDKILDEMLRVGRQCIITFPNFGHWRCRWYLASKGRMPVSEFLPYTWYNTPNIHFCTFEDFEELCREREAKVIDRLAVDQQHRHGWASKLWPNLLGEIGIYRVSSPGLADHRIAV, from the coding sequence ATGAGAGCTGATCTGGAAATCATCCAGGAATGGATCCCCGCCGGCAGCCGCGTGCTCGACCTCGGTTGCGGTGACGGCGAGTTGCTGACCTGGCTGCGCGACCACAAGCAGGTCACCGGTTATGGCCTGGAAAACGACCCGGATAACATCGCCGAGTGCGTGGCCAAGGGCATCAACGTCATCGAGCAGGACCTGGACAAAGGCCTGGGCAACTTCGCCAGCAACAGCTTCGACGTGGTCGTGATGACCCAGGCCCTGCAGGCTGTGCACTATCCGGACAAGATCCTCGACGAAATGCTGCGGGTCGGTCGCCAATGCATCATCACCTTCCCCAACTTCGGCCATTGGCGCTGCCGCTGGTACCTGGCGAGCAAGGGCCGGATGCCGGTCTCCGAGTTCCTGCCGTACACCTGGTACAACACGCCGAACATCCACTTCTGTACCTTCGAAGACTTTGAAGAACTTTGTCGCGAACGTGAGGCGAAGGTCATTGATCGGCTTGCCGTGGATCAACAGCACCGCCACGGGTGGGCCAGTAAGCTATGGCCTAATCTGTTAGGTGAGATCGGTATCTACCGCGTCAGCAGCCCGGGGCTTGCGGATCACAGAATCGCGGTCTGA
- a CDS encoding DUF4426 domain-containing protein: MGRLITALLAACLSLSAVAADAIKGERKEVFGDVTVHYNTFNSTFLTPDIAKAAELIRSKNQGVINVSVIKDGKPLIAQVTGTVKDLTSQSVPLTFRQITEQGAIYYIAQYPVEQQETRTFEIKVQTGDKINTINFNQELFPGQ, translated from the coding sequence ATGGGACGCTTGATTACCGCGCTATTGGCCGCCTGCCTGAGCCTGTCGGCCGTGGCCGCCGATGCCATCAAGGGCGAACGCAAGGAAGTGTTCGGTGATGTCACCGTGCATTACAACACCTTCAACTCGACCTTCCTGACGCCGGACATCGCCAAGGCTGCGGAACTGATCCGCAGCAAGAACCAGGGCGTGATCAATGTCTCGGTGATCAAGGACGGCAAACCGCTGATCGCCCAAGTCACCGGCACCGTCAAAGACCTGACCAGCCAGAGCGTGCCGCTGACCTTCCGCCAGATCACCGAACAGGGCGCGATCTACTACATCGCCCAATACCCGGTGGAGCAACAGGAAACCCGTACCTTTGAAATCAAGGTGCAGACCGGCGACAAGATCAACACCATCAATTTCAACCAAGAGCTTTTCCCTGGCCAATGA
- the rdgB gene encoding RdgB/HAM1 family non-canonical purine NTP pyrophosphatase encodes MINLTQLVLASHNAGKLKELQAMLGESVQLRSIGEFSSVEPEETGLSFVENAILKARNAARISGLPALADDSGLAVDFLGGAPGIYSARYADGKGDAANNAKLLDALKDVPEAERGAQFVCVLALVRHADDPLPILCEGLWHGRILTAASGEHGFGYDPLFWVPERNVSSAELSPSDKNQISHRARAMDLLRQRLGLK; translated from the coding sequence ATGATCAATCTCACGCAACTCGTACTGGCCAGCCATAACGCCGGCAAACTCAAGGAACTCCAGGCCATGCTCGGCGAATCGGTGCAACTGCGCTCGATCGGCGAATTCAGCAGCGTGGAGCCGGAAGAAACCGGTCTGTCGTTCGTCGAGAACGCGATCCTCAAGGCCCGCAATGCCGCGCGCATTTCCGGTCTGCCGGCGCTGGCCGACGACTCCGGTCTGGCGGTGGACTTCCTCGGCGGTGCGCCGGGCATCTACTCGGCGCGTTATGCCGACGGCAAGGGCGACGCGGCGAACAACGCCAAGCTGCTCGATGCCTTGAAGGATGTGCCTGAAGCCGAACGCGGCGCGCAGTTCGTCTGCGTGCTGGCGCTGGTGCGTCATGCCGACGATCCGCTGCCGATCCTCTGCGAAGGTCTATGGCACGGGCGCATCCTGACCGCTGCCAGCGGTGAGCACGGTTTCGGCTACGACCCGTTGTTCTGGGTGCCGGAGCGTAACGTGTCCAGTGCCGAGCTGAGCCCGAGCGACAAGAACCAGATCAGCCACCGCGCCCGTGCAATGGATCTGCTGCGCCAGCGTCTGGGCTTGAAATGA
- the hemW gene encoding radical SAM family heme chaperone HemW, with product MTDSSSASSLIVGGAASSPRAPLPTLPPLALYIHIPWCVRKCPYCDFNSHTASPVLPEQEYVDAMLADLDQDLHAVYGRELSSIFFGGGTPSLFSAEALGRLLEGVKRRIPFADDIEITLEANPGTFEQEKFVAYRKLGINRLSIGIQSFQQEKLKALGRIHNGDEAVRAAGMARQAGFDNFNLDLMHGLPDQSLEDALSDLRQAIELKPTHISWYQLTLEPNTVFWNQPPVLPEDDTLWDIQEAGQALLAEHGYAQYEVSAYAQPGRPARHNLNYWSFGDFIGIGAGAHGKLSHPDGRIVRTWKTRLPKDYLNPAKSFQAGEKALTNDEMPFEFLMNALRLTAGVESRLYPERTGLPLESLEEHRREAEQSGLLQVEPSRLAATERGQLFLNDLLQKFLS from the coding sequence ATGACCGATAGTTCCTCCGCGTCGTCGCTGATTGTCGGCGGCGCCGCCTCCTCGCCTCGGGCGCCGTTGCCGACGCTGCCGCCCCTGGCGCTGTACATCCACATCCCGTGGTGTGTGCGCAAATGCCCCTATTGCGACTTCAACTCCCACACCGCCAGCCCGGTGCTGCCGGAGCAGGAATACGTCGACGCGATGCTGGCCGACCTCGACCAGGATCTACACGCGGTATATGGCCGTGAATTGAGTTCGATCTTCTTTGGCGGCGGCACACCGAGCCTGTTCAGCGCCGAAGCCCTTGGTCGCCTGCTCGAAGGCGTGAAACGACGCATCCCGTTTGCCGATGACATCGAAATCACCCTGGAAGCCAACCCCGGGACTTTCGAACAAGAGAAGTTCGTCGCCTATCGCAAACTGGGGATCAATCGCCTGTCGATCGGCATCCAGAGCTTCCAGCAGGAAAAGCTCAAGGCCCTTGGCCGCATCCACAATGGCGATGAAGCGGTACGCGCCGCCGGCATGGCGCGTCAGGCTGGCTTCGATAACTTCAACCTCGACTTGATGCACGGCTTGCCGGATCAGTCGCTGGAGGATGCCTTGAGCGATCTGCGCCAGGCGATCGAGCTGAAGCCGACGCACATTTCCTGGTATCAGCTGACACTGGAGCCGAACACCGTGTTCTGGAACCAGCCGCCAGTGCTGCCGGAAGACGACACGTTGTGGGACATTCAGGAAGCCGGACAGGCGCTGCTGGCCGAACACGGTTACGCGCAGTACGAAGTTTCGGCCTATGCCCAACCGGGTCGCCCGGCGCGGCATAACCTCAATTACTGGAGCTTCGGCGACTTCATCGGCATCGGCGCTGGCGCCCACGGCAAGCTCAGTCACCCGGACGGGCGCATCGTGCGCACCTGGAAGACCCGACTGCCGAAGGACTACCTCAACCCGGCCAAAAGCTTCCAGGCCGGCGAGAAAGCCCTGACCAACGACGAGATGCCGTTCGAGTTCCTGATGAACGCCCTGCGCCTGACCGCCGGCGTCGAATCGCGCCTGTATCCCGAGCGCACCGGCCTGCCGCTGGAGAGCCTCGAAGAACACCGACGCGAGGCCGAACAAAGCGGTCTGTTGCAGGTCGAACCGTCACGTCTGGCGGCCACCGAGCGCGGACAACTGTTCCTCAACGACTTGCTGCAGAAATTTCTGAGCTGA
- a CDS encoding DUF3392 domain-containing protein, translating to MDLILDLLATVSRWSRSNLSEIALALVGCLLVLFGADFKGWVEQRLGSIAGALRVPLMALLCMIGSGAALIYATPWVVKGLSQFNNYSLAPVLLVVLVLIGVVADRR from the coding sequence ATGGATTTGATACTCGACCTGCTCGCCACCGTGTCCCGCTGGAGCCGCAGCAACCTCTCGGAAATCGCTCTGGCACTGGTGGGCTGTCTGCTGGTGCTGTTCGGCGCCGACTTCAAAGGCTGGGTCGAGCAACGCCTGGGCAGCATTGCCGGCGCCCTGCGCGTGCCGCTGATGGCCCTGCTGTGCATGATCGGCAGCGGCGCGGCACTGATCTACGCGACGCCGTGGGTGGTGAAGGGGCTGAGCCAGTTCAACAACTACAGCCTGGCGCCGGTGTTGTTGGTGGTGCTCGTTTTGATTGGCGTAGTGGCCGACCGCCGCTGA
- the trmB gene encoding tRNA (guanosine(46)-N7)-methyltransferase TrmB has protein sequence MTESNDTPIQTEEGDERQHRRIKSFVMRAGRMTEGQQRGLDQGAPKFVLPLADAPVDYDQVFGRSAPRSLEIGFGMGHSLLEMAAAAPEQDFIGVEVHRPGVGALLNGVLTQGLTNLRVYDCDAIEVLNRCIADNSLDRLMLFFPDPWHKSRHHKRRIVQASFAELVRSKLKVGGILHMATDWEPYAEYMLEVMNVAPGYRNLAEDGKCVPRPAERPITKFERRGERLGHGVWDLKFEKLA, from the coding sequence ATGACTGAATCGAACGACACGCCAATCCAGACGGAAGAAGGCGACGAGCGCCAACACCGCCGCATCAAGAGTTTTGTGATGCGCGCCGGGCGCATGACCGAAGGCCAGCAGCGCGGCCTGGATCAGGGCGCGCCGAAGTTCGTCTTGCCGTTGGCCGATGCGCCGGTGGATTACGACCAGGTGTTCGGCCGTTCCGCGCCGCGTTCGCTGGAGATCGGTTTCGGCATGGGCCACTCGCTGCTGGAAATGGCAGCCGCTGCGCCGGAGCAGGATTTCATCGGTGTCGAAGTTCACCGTCCGGGTGTCGGCGCGCTGCTCAATGGCGTGCTGACTCAAGGGCTGACCAACCTGCGGGTCTACGATTGCGACGCGATCGAAGTACTCAACCGCTGCATCGCCGACAACAGCCTTGATCGCCTGATGCTGTTCTTCCCGGACCCGTGGCACAAGAGCCGTCACCACAAGCGCCGCATTGTTCAGGCGTCCTTCGCTGAACTGGTGCGCAGCAAGCTGAAGGTTGGCGGCATTCTGCACATGGCCACCGACTGGGAGCCATACGCCGAATACATGCTGGAAGTGATGAACGTCGCCCCTGGCTACCGCAACCTCGCCGAAGACGGCAAGTGCGTACCGCGCCCGGCCGAGCGCCCGATCACCAAGTTCGAACGTCGCGGCGAACGTCTTGGGCATGGCGTGTGGGATCTTAAGTTCGAGAAGCTCGCTTAA
- a CDS encoding thiazole synthase — translation MSIVRSDKPFVLAGRTYQSRLLVGTGKYRDMEETRLAIEASGAEIVTFAVRRTNLGQIEGEPNLLEVLSPDRYTFLPNTAGCYDAVEAVRTCRLARELLDGHNLVKLEVLADQKTLFPNVIETLKAAEVLVKEGFDVMVYTSDDPIIARQLAEIGCIAVMPLAGLIGSGLGICNPYNLQIILEEAKIPVLVDAGVGTASDATISMELGCDAVLMNSAIAHAQQPIMMAEAMKHAIVAGRLAYLAGRMPKKLYASASSPLDGLIK, via the coding sequence ATGAGCATCGTTCGTAGCGACAAGCCTTTCGTTCTGGCCGGTCGTACTTACCAGTCGCGTTTGCTGGTCGGTACCGGCAAGTACCGTGACATGGAAGAAACCCGCCTGGCCATCGAAGCCTCGGGCGCCGAGATCGTCACTTTCGCCGTGCGCCGCACCAACCTGGGCCAGATCGAAGGCGAGCCGAACCTGCTCGAAGTGCTGTCGCCGGATCGCTACACCTTCCTGCCGAACACCGCCGGCTGCTACGACGCGGTCGAGGCTGTGCGCACCTGCCGCCTGGCCCGTGAGCTGCTCGATGGCCACAATCTGGTGAAGCTGGAAGTGCTGGCCGACCAGAAAACCCTGTTCCCCAACGTGATCGAAACCCTCAAGGCGGCCGAAGTGCTGGTCAAGGAAGGCTTCGACGTGATGGTTTACACCAGTGATGACCCGATCATCGCCCGGCAACTGGCGGAAATCGGCTGCATCGCGGTCATGCCGCTGGCCGGCCTGATCGGTTCGGGCCTGGGGATCTGCAACCCATACAACCTGCAGATCATCCTCGAAGAAGCCAAGATCCCGGTGCTGGTGGATGCCGGTGTCGGCACCGCTTCCGACGCCACCATCTCCATGGAACTGGGCTGTGACGCGGTGCTGATGAACTCGGCCATCGCCCACGCCCAGCAGCCGATCATGATGGCCGAAGCCATGAAACACGCGATCGTCGCGGGCCGCCTGGCCTACCTCGCCGGCCGCATGCCGAAAAAACTCTATGCCAGCGCCTCTTCGCCGCTGGATGGTCTGATCAAGTAA
- the thiS gene encoding sulfur carrier protein ThiS — MRIQLNGDSFELPDGETVAALLTRLDLTGRRVAVELNLDIVPRSQHSDTTLNDGDNVEVVHAIGGG; from the coding sequence ATGCGCATTCAGTTGAACGGTGACTCCTTTGAACTGCCCGACGGTGAAACCGTTGCGGCCCTGCTGACCCGTCTGGACCTGACCGGACGCCGCGTCGCGGTCGAACTCAATCTGGATATCGTCCCGCGCAGCCAGCATTCCGACACCACTTTGAACGACGGCGACAACGTCGAAGTGGTGCACGCCATCGGCGGCGGCTGA
- a CDS encoding DUF423 domain-containing protein: MLRSFLMLAAFFGFTGVGLGAFAAHGLKNRLTPEYLAIFHTGVTYQLVHALALFGVALLATQLQGRLVAWAGISFSIGILLFSGSLYLLTTIGIGKLGIITPFGGLAFLIGWLCLGLAAWRLQPTA; encoded by the coding sequence ATGCTGCGTAGCTTTCTGATGCTGGCTGCCTTCTTTGGTTTCACCGGTGTCGGCCTCGGCGCATTCGCCGCCCATGGCCTGAAAAATCGCCTGACCCCCGAGTATCTGGCGATCTTCCACACCGGCGTCACGTATCAACTGGTGCACGCGCTGGCGTTGTTCGGCGTGGCGCTGCTGGCTACGCAGCTTCAGGGGCGTCTGGTCGCCTGGGCCGGCATCTCGTTCAGCATCGGCATCCTGCTGTTCTCCGGCAGCCTGTACCTGCTGACCACCATCGGCATCGGCAAGCTCGGCATCATCACCCCGTTCGGCGGCCTGGCGTTCCTGATCGGCTGGCTGTGCCTCGGACTTGCCGCCTGGCGCCTGCAGCCAACCGCTTGA
- the mtgA gene encoding monofunctional biosynthetic peptidoglycan transglycosylase codes for MLRLFLRRFTKALLWFAGGSVLLVLVFRFVPPPGTALMVERKIESWVDGEPIDLQRTWKPWDEISDDLKVAVIAGEDQKFPEHWGFDLSAIKAALAHNELGGSIRGASTLSQQVSKNLFLWSGRSYLRKGLEAWFTALIEVFWPKQRILEVYLNSVEWDDGVFGAEAAARHHFGVAAKSLSRQQASYLAAVLPNPRVWSASHPTAYVSRRAGWIRQQMSQLGGDSYLLTLNDSRRAPWAQ; via the coding sequence ATGCTGCGTTTATTTCTCCGTCGTTTCACGAAGGCCCTGCTCTGGTTCGCGGGCGGCAGCGTATTGCTGGTGTTGGTGTTTCGCTTCGTTCCACCACCGGGCACGGCGCTGATGGTCGAGCGCAAGATCGAATCCTGGGTCGACGGCGAGCCAATCGATCTGCAACGCACCTGGAAGCCATGGGACGAGATCTCCGATGACCTGAAGGTCGCGGTGATTGCCGGCGAAGACCAGAAATTCCCAGAGCACTGGGGTTTTGACCTGAGTGCGATCAAGGCCGCACTGGCCCACAACGAACTCGGCGGTTCGATTCGCGGCGCCAGCACCTTGAGCCAGCAAGTGTCGAAGAACCTGTTCTTGTGGTCCGGCCGCAGTTATCTGCGCAAAGGCCTGGAGGCCTGGTTCACCGCGCTGATCGAAGTGTTCTGGCCCAAGCAGCGGATTCTCGAGGTGTACCTGAACAGCGTCGAGTGGGATGACGGCGTGTTTGGTGCCGAAGCAGCCGCAAGGCATCACTTTGGCGTAGCCGCCAAGTCATTGTCCCGGCAGCAGGCGAGTTACCTCGCAGCCGTGCTGCCGAATCCCCGGGTCTGGAGCGCCAGTCATCCGACCGCTTACGTGTCCCGTCGGGCCGGATGGATTCGCCAGCAAATGAGCCAGCTGGGTGGCGACAGCTATTTGCTGACACTCAACGATTCGCGCCGCGCGCCCTGGGCCCAATGA
- the rpoH gene encoding RNA polymerase sigma factor RpoH: MSNSLQPAYALVPGANLEAYVHTVNSIPLLTPEQERELAESLYYEQDLGAARQMVLAHLRFVVHIARSYSGYGLAQADLIQEGNVGLMKAVKRFNPEMGVRLVSFAVHWIKAEIHEFILRNWRIVKVATTKAQRKLFFNLRSQKKRLAWLNNEEVHRVAESLGVEPREVREMESRLTGHDMAFDPAAEADDDSAFQSPANYLEDHRYDPARQLEDADWSDNSNHNLHEALEVLDERSRDILYQRWLAEEKATLHDLAQKYNVSAERIRQLEKSAMNKLKLSIAA, translated from the coding sequence ATGTCCAATTCTTTGCAACCTGCGTATGCATTGGTTCCAGGCGCAAACCTGGAAGCCTACGTGCACACCGTCAACAGCATTCCATTGCTGACGCCGGAGCAGGAGCGTGAACTGGCCGAGAGTCTCTACTATGAGCAGGATTTGGGGGCGGCTCGGCAGATGGTGCTCGCCCACCTGCGGTTTGTCGTACACATCGCCCGTAGCTATTCCGGCTACGGTCTGGCTCAGGCTGACCTGATCCAGGAAGGTAACGTCGGCCTGATGAAGGCCGTGAAGCGTTTCAACCCGGAAATGGGCGTGCGTCTGGTGTCCTTCGCGGTGCACTGGATCAAGGCCGAGATTCACGAGTTCATCCTGCGCAACTGGCGGATCGTGAAAGTCGCGACCACCAAGGCCCAGCGCAAGCTGTTCTTCAACCTGCGCAGCCAGAAGAAACGTCTGGCCTGGCTGAACAACGAGGAAGTCCACCGTGTGGCGGAAAGCCTCGGCGTGGAGCCGCGTGAAGTGCGTGAGATGGAAAGTCGCCTGACCGGCCATGACATGGCCTTCGACCCGGCTGCCGAAGCGGACGACGACAGCGCTTTCCAGTCGCCGGCCAACTACCTGGAAGACCACCGGTACGACCCGGCGCGTCAACTGGAAGATGCCGACTGGAGCGACAACTCCAATCACAATCTGCACGAAGCGCTGGAAGTGCTGGACGAACGTAGTCGCGACATCCTCTACCAGCGCTGGCTGGCAGAAGAGAAAGCCACGCTGCACGACCTGGCGCAGAAGTACAACGTGTCGGCCGAGCGGATCCGTCAGCTCGAGAAGAGCGCGATGAACAAGCTCAAGTTGTCGATTGCCGCATAA
- the ftsX gene encoding permease-like cell division protein FtsX, giving the protein MSATRSPKVSERVAPKAADPQPPKKKKHDDDDGPDFATLFRAWIESHRASWIDSLRRLGKQPIGSFFTCMVMAVALSLPMGLSLLLSNVERLGGSWQRAAQISLYLELEATPAQGEALRDQIKGMPGVADAEYVGRDQALEEFQQQSGLGEALRELPENPLPGVVLVTPNEVDKSTLEALRQKLSELPKVQQAQLDLVWVERLAAILKLGDRFVFGLTVLLVSALLLVIGNTIRLHIENRRTEIEVIKLVGGTDSYVRRPFLYMGALYGFGAGLLSWGVLAFGLNWLNDAVVGLAGLYGSDFALAGVPVADGLSLLLGAVLLGYIGAWIAVARHLRELAPK; this is encoded by the coding sequence GACGATGACGACGGCCCGGATTTCGCCACGCTGTTCCGTGCCTGGATCGAAAGCCATCGCGCCAGCTGGATCGACAGCCTGCGCCGCCTCGGCAAGCAGCCGATTGGCAGCTTTTTCACCTGCATGGTGATGGCGGTTGCGCTGAGTCTGCCGATGGGGCTTTCGCTGTTGCTGAGCAACGTCGAGCGTCTGGGCGGCTCGTGGCAGCGCGCGGCGCAGATTTCGCTGTACCTGGAGCTGGAGGCGACTCCGGCTCAGGGCGAAGCGTTGCGTGATCAGATCAAAGGCATGCCGGGCGTAGCTGATGCTGAATATGTCGGCCGCGACCAGGCGCTGGAAGAGTTCCAGCAGCAGTCCGGATTGGGCGAAGCCCTGCGCGAACTGCCGGAAAACCCGCTGCCGGGCGTGGTGTTGGTGACGCCGAACGAGGTCGACAAGTCGACTCTGGAAGCATTAAGACAAAAACTTTCCGAGCTGCCGAAGGTACAGCAGGCGCAACTTGATCTAGTCTGGGTCGAGCGTCTGGCCGCCATCCTCAAGCTCGGCGACCGTTTCGTGTTCGGTCTGACGGTGTTGCTGGTTTCCGCATTACTTTTGGTGATAGGCAATACCATTCGTCTTCATATTGAAAACCGCCGCACCGAGATAGAAGTGATTAAACTCGTCGGCGGCACCGACAGCTATGTGCGTCGTCCCTTCCTTTATATGGGCGCGTTGTATGGCTTCGGTGCGGGGCTGCTGTCCTGGGGTGTTTTGGCGTTCGGCCTGAACTGGCTGAACGACGCGGTGGTTGGGCTGGCCGGCTTGTACGGCAGTGATTTCGCACTGGCCGGCGTGCCAGTTGCCGACGGTCTGTCGCTCTTGCTTGGCGCGGTGCTGTTGGGTTATATCGGTGCATGGATTGCAGTCGCACGTCATCTCAGGGAGCTGGCGCCGAAGTAG